Proteins found in one Amphiura filiformis chromosome 14, Afil_fr2py, whole genome shotgun sequence genomic segment:
- the LOC140169570 gene encoding uncharacterized protein — translation MMATKVTEASLTCSICLRRFRKPRTLPCLHSYCEECLIEYAPSGTQILMCPLCQEKIPIPDGKVTKFKLDFRLESMVEDARRYEREAGIVSEVQVCNCCKDEGEAIAKCEMCKQMLCKFGLKAHENLAGLRDHVVTSLTQDILASDDMPMNRSKKPMDNLELNEEEDEEEIPVENRAILVSNIPRLQHSPERIRDRLTMHFQKKRNGGGDVDGVLYPLEACPQHAVVVFTDKKTCSSVLKTDQFLEDFQAKVSVESCPQVFKMVEAEVDIFYWNLVPRLASSKLIDELSKMFGKSSLQTSGHILRKVTCTIGQLQEVHSAIVKAVGLLSSGSTYSVIESGIFIKDIPYLTDETEQLREELKNHLGMEGTCQLQALLCPIKGGASEAIAIFKTSQDCTTYMEQSDKRFFGEPLRVVKLPPVFKLINAHLEDLFGKLIKHLGTESLRSYGLNMTRHGTTMIGNSEEIMKAATAILEIIGLYQDNLSLSRLAETGDASTQTPQTLDSRQQYSLGDASTQTPQTLDSQQHSLDGAAQARRYQGDIATISVKDLENEELATTKHVDLQGEQSDRRKAIQEKNKVPDKAKVELKPGDHFDTTEFQPSLPVLATASTTLPDNEVGTAASSTSDRKPGQDGSTSKQVDQKQVKLGSKNTISSSEYQEQVSIEHPLGGPCIARQDNLQTSKSGSNGVTGSKLSSTEPKETPHPLYEDYVSIDAITYRCLQKTSASQLQKIETKLNVLIEIQTPDVNTPADQIAVFKPQKKASKEDQMNAKEAFIKLYQELFFTMKRVSLKCDGLPQNKATKAQQETERRVQKVVIQKDTKGFVFCGKEDDVREAVSIFREAAGIQPKPRKPKRQTSSGFDAIGSDEYYYSAKQEIRGRREDGLSSSFPSTFCSKEGLVMIISQDDITKQEVDIIVNAANARLDHSGGVAGAISRAAGKQLQRDCNNIMYNRQPLRIGQCIETKGYRLPCRFVIHALGPMYQGQNPDRANTFFEALMTTFMNILVLAEAKGAQTIAIPLISSGNFGGPKTICANALAMALYNFSSSTHQRSNLQQIFLVNRSRSNDNITVSFCWGISVGRRRQRGDAC, via the exons ATGATGGCAACTAAAGTGACAGAAGCTTCCCTGACATGTTCGATATGTCTTCGGAGATTTAGGAAGCCAAGAACCCTTCCATGTCTTCATAGTTACTGTGAAGAGTGCCTAATAGAGTATGCACCATCCGGGACACAGATCTTGATGTGCCCATTATGTCAAGAGAAAATTCCGATTCCCGATGGCAAGGTCACGAAGTTCAAACTTGACTTCAGACTTGAGAGTATGGTTGAAGATGCCCGTCGTTATGAAAGAGAAGCCGGGATAGTTAGCGAAGTGCAGGTGTGCAACTGCTGCAAAGACGAAGGCGAAGCTATCGCCAAATGTGAGATGTGTAAACAAATGCTGTGCAAGTTTGGTTTGAAAGCACACGAAAATCTTGCTGGGCTCAGAGATCATGTTGTAACATCACTGACACAAGACATCCTTGCTTCAG ATGATATGCCCATGAACCGCTCTAAGAAGCCAATGGACAATCTGGAGTTAAATGAAGAGGAGGACGAAGAAGAAATTCCAGTGGAGAACCGAGCCATCCTAGTCTCCAACATTCCTCGTCTACAACACTCTCCAGAAAGAATACGTGATAGACTGACGATGCATTTCCAGAAGAAGCGCAATGGTGGAGGTGATGTTGATGGAGTTTTATATCCATTAGAGGCCTGTCCTCAGCATGCCGTTGTCGTATTTACAGACAAAAAGA CCTGTTCTTCGGTGTTAAAAACTGATCAATTTCTTGAAGACTTTCAAGCGAAAGTGTCTGTAGAATCTTGCCCACAG GTTTTCAAAATGGTTGAAGCGGAGGTTGATATCTTCTACTGGAATCTTGTTCCGAGATTAGCTTCATCCAAGCTAATTGACGAACTCTCAAAAATGTTTGGAAAGAGCAGCCTACAAACATCTGGGCATATTCTCAGAAAGGTCACGTGCACTATTGGTCAACTACAGGAGGTACATTCGGCTATTGTCAAAGCTGTTGGACTGCTGTCATCTGGCAGCACCTATTCAGTCATTGAAAGTGGAATATTTATCAAGGATATTCCATATCTGACAGATGAAACAGAGCAACTGCGGGAAGAGCTCAAGAATCATCTTGGAATGGAAGGTACCTGTCAGCTTCAAGCACTCTTATGCCCAATCAAAGGAGGTGCAAGTGAGGCTATCGCAATATTCAAAACATCTCAAG ATTGTACTACCTATATGGAGCAGAGTGATAAAAGATTCTTTGGGGAACCCCTTCGTGTGGTCAAATTACCACCT GTTTTCAAACTTATCAACGCCCATCTTGAAGATTTGTTTGGGAAACTTATCAAACATCTTGGGACTGAGTCTCTGCGTTCTTATGGTCTAAATATGACACGGCATGGTACTACAATGATAGGAAATTCAGAAGAAATAATGAAAGCAGCGACAGCTATTCTCGAGATCATCGGCTTATACCAAGATAATCTGTCCCTGTCACGCCTTGCTGAAACAG GCGATGCATCGACTCAAACACCCCAAACATTAGATTCACGACAACAATACTCACTAGGCGATGCATCGACTCAAACACCCCAAACATTAGATTCACAACAACACTCACTAGATGGTGCAGCACAGGCACGAAGATATCAAGGCGATATAGCTACTATTTCTGTCAAAGATTTAGAGAATGAAGAACTAGCGACCACCAAACACGTTGATCTACAGGGTGAGCAATCTGACAGAAGAAAAGCGATCCAAGAGAAAAACAAAGTTCCTGACAAGGCCAAAGTTGAATTGAAGCCTGgagatcattttgatacaacagaGTTTCAACCATCTCTTCCGGTGTTGGCAACAGCTTCAACAACTTTGCCTGACAATGAGGTGGGAACAGCTGCAAGCAGTACCTCAGACAGAAAACCTGGTCAAGATGGCAGCACATCAAAGCAAGTAGATCAGAAGCAGGTTAAACTTGGTTCGAAGAATACAATCTCATCTAGCGAATATCAAGAGCAAGTGTCCATTGAGCACCCATTAGGTGGACCCTGTATAGCCCGACAGGATAACCTCCAGACCTCCAAGAGTGGCAGTAATGGTGTTACTGGAAGCAAATTATCCTCAACAGAGCCCAAAGAAACACCCCATCCTTTATATGAAGACTACGTATCTATTGACGCAATTACATACAGATGTTTACAGAAGACATCTGCTTCCCAACTGCAAAAAATCGAGACCAAATTAAATGTTCTTATTGAAATTCAAACGCCAGATGTAAACACACCAGCAGACCAAATAGCTGTTTTCAAACCCCAAAAGAAGGCATCAAAAGAAGATCAAATGAACGCAAAAGAAGCATTCATAAAGCTCTACCAAGAATTGTTCTTCACCATGAAACGTGTATCGTTGAAATGCGATGGGTTGCCTCAAAATAAAGCAACAAAAGCTCAACAAGAAACGGAACGCAGAGTGCAAAAAGTGGTCATACAAAAGGATACCAAGGGGTTCGTATTTTGTGGAAAAGAGGATGATGTTCGAGAAGCAGTTTCCATTTTCAGAGAAGCAGCAGGCATTCAGCCCAAACCTAGGAAACCTAAACGGCAAACTTCGTCAGGTTTCGACGCAATCGGCAGTGATGAGTATTATTATTCTGCTAAACAAGAAATACGAGGACGAAGGGAAGACGGTTTATCAAGCAGCTTTCCATCCACTTTCTGTTCAAAGGAAGGACTAGTGATGATTATTTCACAGGATGACATAACAAAACAGGAAGTTGACATCATCGTGAATGCAGCCAATGCGCGATTGGATCATAGTGGAGGTGTAGCTGGAGCCATTTCTAGGGCGGCGGGTAAACAGCTTCAACGGGATTGTAACAATATCATGTACAATCGTCAACCTTTGCGAATCGGACAATGTATTGAAACCAAAGGCTACAGATTACCATGTAGGTTTGTAATTCATGCATTAGGACCTATGTATCAAGGACAAAATCCAGATCGTGCTAATACGTTCTTTGAAGCCCTGATGACAACCTTCATGAACATACTGGTACTAGCTGAAGCAAAAGGAGCCCAAACAATTGCTATTCCACTCATAAGTTCCGGTAACTTTGGCGGACCAAAGACGATCTGTGCAAATGCACTTGCTATGGCGTTGTACAACTTCAGCAGCTCGACACATCAGAGAAGTAACCTGCAGCAAATATTCCTTGTGAATAGATCAAGAAGCAACGACAACATTACAGTCTCATTTTGCTGGGGTATTTCCGTCGGCAGAAGAAGACAAAGAGGAGACGCATGTTGA
- the LOC140169571 gene encoding protein mono-ADP-ribosyltransferase PARP14-like, whose translation MEIRVRTDDVAKQSTDVIFNYTDYKMTNKGTISKRLCAAAGPGLQKECNERLRKRKVFSKGAYLSTDGFQLPCKHVLHVSIPTEHGESDQDFPTWLTGIYINSFLFARTTLKAKTITVPLIESGEVPPNMSNVCATALASALKQFSKRIRLSTSYSTIHVVNMTPTATDTVREVFSNYFQALIGSSGASERDAASRILGLINQPATYSHVLQRDDTKGGLYQRPPSASNTLLSSANACPVCKVPKAKIHSLEGCGHRACVACIEAKITPNSACQECGVLYGWLTEPICGGRMKYYKTDRWQLEGKGTLVLDFDIPSGIQNVSTISTIYLPTIFCENKP comes from the coding sequence ATGGAGATCAGAGTCCGAACAGACGATGTAGCAAAGCAGTCTACAGACGTCATATTCAACTACACTGATTACAAAATGACAAACAAAGGAACGATTTCAAAGCGCCTTTGTGCAGCAGCAGGTCCTGGTCTACAGAAAGAATGCAATGAAAGGCTAAGGAAAAGGAAAGTCTTCAGCAAGGGTGCTTACCTGTCAACAGACGGCTTCCAGTTGCCATGTAAACACGTATTACATGTATCAATTCCAACTGAACATGGTGAATCAGATCAAGATTTCCCTACATGGTTGACAGGAATCTACATAAACTCTTTCTTATTCGCTCGAACAACACTGAAAGCAAAGACTATTACAGTTCCGTTGATCGAGTCGGGTGAAGTCCCTCCAAACATGTCCAATGTTTGTGCAACGGCTCTTGCATCTGCGTTAAAGCAATTCAGCAAACGGATACGTTTAAGCACCAGTTATTCTACCATCCACGTGGTGAACATGACACCTACAGCCACCGACACCGTCAGAGAAGTGTTTTCAAATTACTTTCAAGCTCTGATTGGGAGTTCTGGAGCAAGTGAACGTGATGCTGCATCTAGGATCTTGGGACTCATAAACCAACCAGCTACATACTCACACGTATTGCAACGTGATGATACCAAGGGAGGTTTATATCAAAGACCACCGTCCGCGAGTAACACTCTATTGTCATCAGCCAACGCTTGTCCAGTATGCAAAGTTCCGAAAGCTAAAATACATAGTCTCGAAGGATGTGGGCATAGAGCCTGCGTAGCATGCATAGAAGCAAAAATAACACCGAATTCAGCATGTCAGGAGTGCGGTGTATTGTATGGATGGCTGACAGAACCGATCTGTGGTGGAAGGATGAAGTACTACAAGACCGACAGATGGCAGTTAGAGGGGAAAGGCACACTCGTATTGGACTTTGACATCCCTTCCGGTATCCAGAATGTAAGTACAATATCAACGATTTATTTACCGACCATATTTTGTGAAAACAAACCATAA